DNA from Thermoplasma acidophilum DSM 1728:
CCCATGATTATTCTTTAATAAGATCAGGAAGCGGGACGCTGACGTTTGGATCTCCATCATCACCTGGCGTCCCAGAGGAGGTTGCCAGAACGGTCGTCGTTGGAAGGTACAACGACGAGGCGAATATAAGAAACATATTCAGCCAGTACGGCAGCAGGATCGCTGCTGTGATAACGGAGCCTATCATGGGCAACGCCGGGGTCATAACCCCGGAACCTGGATTCCTTGAATTTTTAAGGGATATAACACAGAAGAACGGATCCCTGCTCATATTCGACGAGGTCATAACCGGTTACCGCTTCGCCTTTTCACCATATCAGGATATAATAGGAATAAGACCGGATCTGACCACCATGGGGAAGATAATAGGCGGCGGCATGCCCATAGGGCTCTTTGGCGGATCGGCGGATATAATGAAGAAAGTATCGCCGTCTGGCGATGTCTACCAGAGCGGTACCTTTTCTGGGAATCCAGTTACCATGGCGGCGGGCTTCGCCGCATTGAAAAAGCTTCAGGGCATGGACTACGCTTCCCTGGTCAGGAGGACGGAGAAGCTGATGAACGGCATCGATGATATACTAGCAAAACGCAAAATCAGGCACGTGGTGAATGGATACAGAAGCATGTTCCAGTTCTTCTTCGCAGAGAGTGCCAAGAACTACGATGAGGTGATGAAAGCCGACAGGGATCTCTACTTCAGGATATTCAAGAGGCTGATGAATCACGGCGTATACGTTCCGCCATCACAGTTTGAGACAAACTTTGTCAGCTTTGCGCACTCGGATGATGATATATCGAAGACCATAGAGGCCTTCGATCTCTCCGTAGGCGAGGCTGCCAAATGATCACCATAAGGATAGGCACGAGGCCAAGCAGGCTTGCCGTGAGACAGGCCGAGATCGTGGCCTCCGCGATCCGGCATGCAGGATATGAAGTAGAAATAGTGAAATACAGATCCGAAGGAGATTCTGACCTGAAATCGCCCCTGTATTCCATTGGAAAGACCGGTGTGTTCGTGGAAAGGCTCAATTCTCTGATACTCTCTGGCGATATTGATGCAGCCGTGCACAGTGCGAAGGACATACCGTATGAAATTGACAGGAGGCTCAGGATCTCCGCTGTTATGCCTCGTGGAAGGTTCGAGGATGCGCTTGTCTCTGAAAATCCACTGTCAAAGCTGCCTCCTGGATCGGTTATCGGAACATCGAGCCTGAGGCGCAGGTACCAGATCCTTTACCAGAGAAAGGATGTCAAGGTATCGAACATAAGGGGAAATGTAGATACAAGGATCGAGAAGATGCGGTCTGAGGGGATGGCCGGCATAGTTATGGCGCTTGCGGCCATAGATCGTCTTGAACTGAACCTGAGGTACTGGCCCTTCGATCCTGAGAAGTTTGTCCCGGCACCGAATCAGGGAATAATCGCCGTAGTGTCCGAAGACGGATCTAAGGCATCAGAGGTGCTTTCCAGCATAAACGATGCGGATACGTACGATGATATGATGGCTGAGCGATCGATAACGCAGGGCCTCAAACTTGGATGTTCCACACCTGTGGGAATCCTCAGCAGACATACCGGAAAGGGTATGCGTATTCTGGCACAGTTCTTCGCCATGGATGGCTCGGACATGATGATGTTTGACCAGCATGTGGACGGGTTGGATGACGTGGACGGCATAGTCTCCTACATCAGGGAGAATCTTCCTGAAGAGTACGGGTATAAACTATGAAGATCTTCGTCCTGTCCATAAGGCCGGAGGAGAAGGCCCAACGTACCGGCGGGGCGTGTTTCGATATACTGAACGTTCCAGTTACGAGACTGGAGCCGATACCAGTCGACTACACCGATCTCATCAGATCAGGCGTAGATTGCGTGGCGTTCACAAGCTCCTACGGGGTGCGCCTATTCTTCAAAAATGCGCCTGTGAAAAATTTCAGATACTTCGGGATAGGAAAGTCCACGTGCGAGGAGGTGCGCAAATACGGATACGACTGCGAATACCCAGAGAAGATGGATTCGGAGGGCCTCGCCGATATGATAATTTCACACTGCTCGGGCAGGAAGGTAGCACTCATAAGGAGCGCAAACGCGAACGAGATCGTCAACGAGAAGATCATGGGACATGTTGATTTCATAGATTTAAGGAATTACAGAGCCGTTAATACCAACGTGGATCTCACGCCATACATGGCTAAAGAGGAATGCATGGGCATCATCGTCACATCATCAATGGAGGCTAAAATCGCCATGCCCGCAATAAAGGCCACTGGAAAGCCGGTTTACTCGATCGGAAGTGTCACAACTAAGACACTAGAGGAGGCTGGAATTCACCCAGCAATATCCGGCAACTCGGATTTCGTAGATCTGGTTGAAAAAATAAAAAAATACCTATGCTTGGTTTAAGTGAAAATGTCCTTTTCACCCATCGTTCTCTCGCAGTAGACGCACCTGATCACAAGAGGGTGCTTCGAGACTATCTCGAACTCAGATTCTACAGGCTCGCGGGTGTTGGTGATGCAGTTCTGGTTCTTGCATTTCAGCACGCCGATGAGCCTCGAAGGAAGCTCCACCTGGAATTTTTCGCTTATCTCATAGTTCTTGATTATGCTGATCGTGGCGTTGGGTGCTATCAGCGATATCATGTCAAGTTCGTTCCTGTCCAGGAATCGGTTTTCTATCTTTATGACATCTTTGAATCCCATCTTGTTGCTCGGTACGTGTATTGCAAGGCTCACCGTGTAATTGACGTCCTCGTGCACGCCCAGCACACCTATAACACGTATGCCCTTTCCTGACGGAACATGGTCTATGACCGTTCCATCCCTTATCTTGGATATCCTTAATGTCTTCTCCATATCAATCACCCAGAATACGGTATATCAGCGCCATACGTACGGGAACACCGTAATAGGCCTGCTTGAAATATCTGGCCTGCGGAAGTTCATCGACCTCGGGCTTTATCTCATCAATCCTAGGGAGCGGATGCATTATTATGGCATCTTTCTTCATTCTCGAAACGAGATCCCTGTCCACGGAATACGATCCTATAACGCTCTGGTATTCATTCTGATCGCTGAATCTCTCCTTCTGTATCCTTGTCACGTACAGTACATCCGTATCCTCAATCACCTTTGACAGATCGTCGTATTCCATTATACGGCTGCGATCGCCTATCTTTGTCAACACGTATTCCGGGAGCTTGAGTATCTGCGGGCTAACAAGGTTTATTCTCACATCGAACCTCGACAGCGCTATTATAAGCGAGTGAATGGTCCTTCCATAGCGAAGATCTCCGACCATGGTTATGGTCTTCCCATCGATCGAACCGGTTTCTCTCTTTATTGTGTAGAGGTCGAGTATTGTCTGTGTTGGGTGCTGACCCGATCCGTCCCCAGCGTTGATCACCGGTTTGTTTGCAAATTTAGATGCAAGCCTTGCAGCCCCCTCCAGCGGATGCCTTATAACTATGATATCTGAATACGATGAGGCCATTCGGATGGTATCGGCAAGAGTCTCACCCTTGGCCACTGAGCTGGTTTTAACGTCCGATACTGTTATAACAGATCCCCCTAGCCGGTGCATAGCGCTCTCAAACGACAGCCTTGTCCGTGTACTCGGCTCGTAGAAAAGCGTGGCCATTATCCTGTTCCTTAGAAGGTCGGTGCTTCCGCCCTTTTCGATTGTCTTGAGCATTGAATCCGAAAGATCGAAGAGATCGTTGAGGTCATCGATGTCCACATCCTCGATTGATACAACGCTTCTGTTCTTTAACATCCACTGGACATAAACGGCTGGTTAAAAATCTTATCCTGACTTCCCGTACATGAATTCAGTATCTTCTGTAGCCGGAGTATAGAGCGATATGGCCATTTCCGTCCATCTCTATAAGCTGTCCACCGGAATACCTGCATATATCTTCGTTGTAAGACGGCATGAATCTCTCGCTTCCCATGGTTGAAGATATGAGGAAGAGATCGCTCCTGGTTCCGAGCTTGGCGGACCATTCTCTTACATCATGGGTTACGTCGTTGCCAAGAGGCACGTTTGCACGGCCGTCTGTTATCATTATCGATACCGTCCTCTGCCTGTACCTGCTCGAAATGTCGTACATCATCTTCAGCGCAGCGGGTATAGGCGTCTTCCCCTGCGGAACGGTTCTTGATATTTCCCTATCGATCAGATCTAGATTTCTTGTTGGCTCCACCATGAGGTGGCTCTCAGTTCCATAGAAGGTTATGTAGGAAAGTTTCACACGCATCCTGTATGCGGAGTGAAGGAATGATCGGGCGATGCCCCTTGCGAGGGCGATCCTGTGCATGGTTTCCATGGATCTGCTTGCGTCAACGGCAAGTATCACCGGTATGGATGCCCTTGATCTGGATGATACGAATGCCAGATCCTCATATTTCATCCTGCGGCGGCCGTTCATTATCATGTTGACAAGGCTCGCCCTGTAATCAAAATGATCCCCAGGCCGGTTCTGATCCAGTATCCGGAATATGTCAGCATTTCCGGTTCTCCCGCTTCTGTTTGATTCTTCATCGAACGCGGCTGATACCTCTACATCCTTTTCTTCGTCCTTCCCGTTTCCAGCCTTCATATCCCTTCTGCCGCTTGATTCGCTTCCTTCTTCGTATCCGCTGTGTGGGCCGGCTTCAACAGATCTCGTGGAAAGATCCCTTGATTCCTTCTCTATTGTGCCCCTGATCATCGCGCTGTCCTTGACACGATGCTTCAGAACAAGGTTCAGCGCTTCCTTAACGTCATCAATGTTCACACGATCTCTTCCATTGAATGCAGCGATCGCCTTGGAAGCTTTGACCGCTGTGATCATTGCCCTGTTTCCAGCCTGCAATTTGATCACAACCTCGGCTATGAAACGCTTCAGATCTTCATCGATTACAACGGATGGCAGCAGCGATCTTGCTCGCATTATCCTGTTTCTTATCTCATTCTGGATCTTTTCATATTTCCTGCGGAAAGCTTCCGGATCCCTGTCGAACTCCTCGACTCTGTTTGATATCTCTATGAGCTCCTCAGGATCGGATGGCTGCACAGCGGTTACGGAAAGCCCAAAGCGATCCTTAAGCTGGGGCCTGAGATCACCCTCCTCTGGATTCATTGTGCCAATCAGTATGAAGCGTGCAGGATGCGTCACGCTGACTCCTTCTCTCTCCACCACATTTATACCGGAAGCTGCAGAATCAAGGATGGAATCCACGACGGAATCATCCAGGAGGTTGACCTCATCTATGTATATTATGCCGCGGTTGGCCTCAGCAAGGAGACCTGGCTGCAATGCGCGCAGGCCCTCATCTATTGCTCGCTTGATATCAAGACTGCCTACAACTCTGTCCAGCGTTGCCGTCACAGGCATGTTTACAAAGGGGATCTTTCTCTTTTCGGAGACGATGGTACCGTCGCGATACTTCTTTATGCATTCATCGCACATCGATGAGGGATCGTGGGGGTCGCACTTGAAGGGGCAGTCCTTGACAACGTCTATGTCCGGAAGCAGATCGGTCAAAGATCTTGCTATTGTAGACTTCGCCACTCCCTTTGGCCCCATTATTAGCACTCCACCTATTCGCTGATCGATAGCGTTCAGTATGAGAGCCATCTTCAGGTCATCTTCATCCACCACTGCACTGAAAGGAAATAGAACCTTTTCCATCACAAACACCGGATCAAGATTACAACGTTCAACATCAGGCAGACTCCTGGCATGAACTATACGATGCTATTCGCACATTCTATATCTATATTACTCTTCAGATTTAGAGTGGAATGGTATTTGATCAACGCTTTAATAATTCGAGTACTCTTTCCTTCGTATCTGAATCGCCATTGAAGGTCATTAACAGTGGCATGCCACTCACTGAAAAAATATAGTGTTTATTCCCAGGTTCTATTCCCAGGACATGAAGTATGATGTTGCCATCATAGGTTCAGGAATAGTCGGTCTCTCAACAGCGTTCCACCTCTCGGAAAAACACAGCGATCTAAAGATTGCCGTTATAGATAAGTTCCACACTTTTGCTCAGGGCAATACAGGCAAAAGCGCAGCCGGATTCAGGGACGTATTCTCATCCGATACGAGCTTCAAGCTTTCTTCGTCCTCAATAAGGTTCTATGATCATGTTCAAAAGATACTTGGTATAGATCTCGGAATGAAGCATGTAGGCTATCTGTTTCTGATGGATAATGATTCAGGATCGGATGTTATGGAGGAGATAGGCCGGAAAACGAAGATAGAGGAGGTCGATCTTGACGCGCTGGAAAGCATGGGCATATCGATAAAACCTGATACTGAGGTTAAGGAGGCAATGGGGCTTGAGGACATACACAGAGCATACCTAGCGCACAATGCGGGCATAATGGAACCGGACAAGATAGCCGCATTCTATCACAGCCAGTGCGTTAACAGGAACATTGAATTCCTATTCGATACCGAAGTACAGTCCCTGAACCTTGTACCGAAAAAGCCCCTGAACTATCCAGGAGAACCTTTCATATGGCAGGATAAGACCATAGGCAGCATCAAAACCAGCAGAGGCGAGATAAGCGCAGACACCTTCATACTTGCAACCGACGTATGGACAAACTTTCTAACCGATCCTGTTGGCATAGACAGCCACATAAGACCAAAGAAGAGGCAGCTCTTCAAGATAAGAAATGAATTCATAGAAGACGTGGTTGGCAAGAAGGTGCTTGCCACCGAATCGTTCCCATTCACAGTATTTCCAAAGGGAGTTTACGTAAGGCCGTCCCCAGGTGAGAAAACGTTCTGGGCAGGTGTGGCTGACGACATCGGCCGGGACTTCTCATTCGTAGAAGATCCTGAAGCCGAGCCGCAGTTCTACACCTACAACGTTTACCAGGTGCTGCAGGCATATATGAAACCCATCACATCCGCATCCATAACTGGAATGTGGGCAGGATATTATTCCTACAACACGATAGACGGAAATCCGTACATATTTAGGGATCTGAACCTGATTGTGGCAACGGGAACCAGCGGTAGTGGAATAATGAAGGGAGACGCCATTGGCCGAGTTGTTGCCGCGCTATACGATGGCGAGGAAAAAGCCAAGCTGTACGATGGAATGCGTATTAACACAGCTGATCTTGGGGTAAAGAACAGGAAGGTGGAGGAGGAAAAACTCGTGCTCTGATGCAGATGCGTATCCTTGCGGTCACATCTGTACAGCCAAATTTTTATATCGCTAATTCACATCTGCTTTCAGAAACATGGAAAAGAGTGCTATGAAGTTTGACGGTTATTTCAACCTCTATGGTGTGGTCATATCCCTGGTCATCGTTGCGGTGACCGCAACCGAAATATTTGAGATCGTTGAGCTTCCATTTGAGAAGACTCTTTCGGCGATAAGCGTCGGGTCCCTCTTCAATTTCTCCGTAGCGGTGGTCTCAAAATCTGGATATCTAGGAGTTTTCGGCTTGATGGCGCTTGAAAGCACATTCATTCCGGTGCCGAGTGAGGTCATACTTCCACTGTCTGGATACCTTGTTTATATTCATACGTTCACATTTGCTGCCATAATCGCAGACGCAATAGTTGCATCGATGGTGGGGTCTTTCATAGATTATTACCTGGGTCTCTACATAGGGCGCCCCATAATTGTAAAGATCCTTGGCTTCTTCTACGTGAAGGAGGATTCGCTCGTCAAGGCTGAAAACTGGATAGACAGATGGGGAGCCAGCTCCGTGTTCTTCGCTAGGTTCATACCCGGTATCAGAAGCCTTATATCCATACCTGCCGGCATGCTGAAGATGAAGGTATGGGTCTTTGCCCTGATGACCTTTCTTGGATCTGTCATATGGTCAACTATACTCGTCTACATCGGATTCAAGGCGGGTCCATACTGGTCTTCTGCAGTACACAGTTTCAGCGTCATACTTGACCAAATAATAATAGATGCAATATTTGCAGCCTGTCTGGCTTATATTGGATATTTCATATATTTGAAGATAAAAACCAGGACGAAACCATCATATTGATGTTTCGTTCATGAATATCCTGTTTTTTGGCATCTCTTCCAGGATTGATTTGCCATACTCTGTGGTTTCCTTGAATGGCCTGCTCGCTATGAAATCCTTGAATTTTTCAAGGCTTTCCCATTCTGTGAATATCATATACTGCTGTGGATCGTTGACATCCCTGTACAGCCTGACTTCCTTAATGCCCATGCCGGAGCTTTTAATCATCGCCATGACGCTGTTAAAGGTCCTTTCAAATTCTTCTTCATGCCCCTTTTTGACCCTGTAGTAAAGACCTACGTTTATCATAGTTGGTATAATGTCAACATTTTATAAAAAAGTGAGGTCAGAATACCATATTCGCGATTTGACCGATCTTTATGATGCAATCGAAAATGCCCTTATATTTGAACTGATGAAAACAGTTTTTATCTATTCTTCGATCATTATCCTGTGAAGGATACTGAGGATGCTTTCGGTCATGCTCTTATGGATTATGCGGATGGCAAATGCAGTTACGAGATGGTGGAAACACGGAACGGAAAGATCGACGTGACGTCAATATCCTACTATTTTCGGGACCACGATCAGTGGCCATCGATGGAGCGGGAGGCGATTAGATATGCAAAGGGACGGGTAGT
Protein-coding regions in this window:
- the hemL gene encoding glutamate-1-semialdehyde 2,1-aminomutase, producing MGSKDLFQRGSSLFPMGVNSPVRYFKDYPFYVDNASGSRIYDVDGNEYIDYCLAYGPSILGHADPDVVRAVRDQAEKGLIYGAPSEAEIRLGDIIRRSSKNIEMMRFTNSGTEATMHAIRLARAYTGRSIIVKMEGGFHGAHDYSLIRSGSGTLTFGSPSSPGVPEEVARTVVVGRYNDEANIRNIFSQYGSRIAAVITEPIMGNAGVITPEPGFLEFLRDITQKNGSLLIFDEVITGYRFAFSPYQDIIGIRPDLTTMGKIIGGGMPIGLFGGSADIMKKVSPSGDVYQSGTFSGNPVTMAAGFAALKKLQGMDYASLVRRTEKLMNGIDDILAKRKIRHVVNGYRSMFQFFFAESAKNYDEVMKADRDLYFRIFKRLMNHGVYVPPSQFETNFVSFAHSDDDISKTIEAFDLSVGEAAK
- the hemC gene encoding hydroxymethylbilane synthase; translated protein: MITIRIGTRPSRLAVRQAEIVASAIRHAGYEVEIVKYRSEGDSDLKSPLYSIGKTGVFVERLNSLILSGDIDAAVHSAKDIPYEIDRRLRISAVMPRGRFEDALVSENPLSKLPPGSVIGTSSLRRRYQILYQRKDVKVSNIRGNVDTRIEKMRSEGMAGIVMALAAIDRLELNLRYWPFDPEKFVPAPNQGIIAVVSEDGSKASEVLSSINDADTYDDMMAERSITQGLKLGCSTPVGILSRHTGKGMRILAQFFAMDGSDMMMFDQHVDGLDDVDGIVSYIRENLPEEYGYKL
- a CDS encoding uroporphyrinogen-III synthase, translated to MKIFVLSIRPEEKAQRTGGACFDILNVPVTRLEPIPVDYTDLIRSGVDCVAFTSSYGVRLFFKNAPVKNFRYFGIGKSTCEEVRKYGYDCEYPEKMDSEGLADMIISHCSGRKVALIRSANANEIVNEKIMGHVDFIDLRNYRAVNTNVDLTPYMAKEECMGIIVTSSMEAKIAMPAIKATGKPVYSIGSVTTKTLEEAGIHPAISGNSDFVDLVEKIKKYLCLV
- the pyrI gene encoding aspartate carbamoyltransferase regulatory subunit, whose amino-acid sequence is MEKTLRISKIRDGTVIDHVPSGKGIRVIGVLGVHEDVNYTVSLAIHVPSNKMGFKDVIKIENRFLDRNELDMISLIAPNATISIIKNYEISEKFQVELPSRLIGVLKCKNQNCITNTREPVESEFEIVSKHPLVIRCVYCERTMGEKDIFT
- the pyrB gene encoding aspartate carbamoyltransferase, whose product is MLKNRSVVSIEDVDIDDLNDLFDLSDSMLKTIEKGGSTDLLRNRIMATLFYEPSTRTRLSFESAMHRLGGSVITVSDVKTSSVAKGETLADTIRMASSYSDIIVIRHPLEGAARLASKFANKPVINAGDGSGQHPTQTILDLYTIKRETGSIDGKTITMVGDLRYGRTIHSLIIALSRFDVRINLVSPQILKLPEYVLTKIGDRSRIMEYDDLSKVIEDTDVLYVTRIQKERFSDQNEYQSVIGSYSVDRDLVSRMKKDAIIMHPLPRIDEIKPEVDELPQARYFKQAYYGVPVRMALIYRILGD
- a CDS encoding magnesium chelatase subunit D family protein, whose amino-acid sequence is MEKVLFPFSAVVDEDDLKMALILNAIDQRIGGVLIMGPKGVAKSTIARSLTDLLPDIDVVKDCPFKCDPHDPSSMCDECIKKYRDGTIVSEKRKIPFVNMPVTATLDRVVGSLDIKRAIDEGLRALQPGLLAEANRGIIYIDEVNLLDDSVVDSILDSAASGINVVEREGVSVTHPARFILIGTMNPEEGDLRPQLKDRFGLSVTAVQPSDPEELIEISNRVEEFDRDPEAFRRKYEKIQNEIRNRIMRARSLLPSVVIDEDLKRFIAEVVIKLQAGNRAMITAVKASKAIAAFNGRDRVNIDDVKEALNLVLKHRVKDSAMIRGTIEKESRDLSTRSVEAGPHSGYEEGSESSGRRDMKAGNGKDEEKDVEVSAAFDEESNRSGRTGNADIFRILDQNRPGDHFDYRASLVNMIMNGRRRMKYEDLAFVSSRSRASIPVILAVDASRSMETMHRIALARGIARSFLHSAYRMRVKLSYITFYGTESHLMVEPTRNLDLIDREISRTVPQGKTPIPAALKMMYDISSRYRQRTVSIMITDGRANVPLGNDVTHDVREWSAKLGTRSDLFLISSTMGSERFMPSYNEDICRYSGGQLIEMDGNGHIALYSGYRRY
- a CDS encoding NAD(P)/FAD-dependent oxidoreductase, with the protein product MKYDVAIIGSGIVGLSTAFHLSEKHSDLKIAVIDKFHTFAQGNTGKSAAGFRDVFSSDTSFKLSSSSIRFYDHVQKILGIDLGMKHVGYLFLMDNDSGSDVMEEIGRKTKIEEVDLDALESMGISIKPDTEVKEAMGLEDIHRAYLAHNAGIMEPDKIAAFYHSQCVNRNIEFLFDTEVQSLNLVPKKPLNYPGEPFIWQDKTIGSIKTSRGEISADTFILATDVWTNFLTDPVGIDSHIRPKKRQLFKIRNEFIEDVVGKKVLATESFPFTVFPKGVYVRPSPGEKTFWAGVADDIGRDFSFVEDPEAEPQFYTYNVYQVLQAYMKPITSASITGMWAGYYSYNTIDGNPYIFRDLNLIVATGTSGSGIMKGDAIGRVVAALYDGEEKAKLYDGMRINTADLGVKNRKVEEEKLVL
- a CDS encoding DedA family protein codes for the protein MEKSAMKFDGYFNLYGVVISLVIVAVTATEIFEIVELPFEKTLSAISVGSLFNFSVAVVSKSGYLGVFGLMALESTFIPVPSEVILPLSGYLVYIHTFTFAAIIADAIVASMVGSFIDYYLGLYIGRPIIVKILGFFYVKEDSLVKAENWIDRWGASSVFFARFIPGIRSLISIPAGMLKMKVWVFALMTFLGSVIWSTILVYIGFKAGPYWSSAVHSFSVILDQIIIDAIFAACLAYIGYFIYLKIKTRTKPSY
- a CDS encoding antibiotic biosynthesis monooxygenase family protein; translated protein: MINVGLYYRVKKGHEEEFERTFNSVMAMIKSSGMGIKEVRLYRDVNDPQQYMIFTEWESLEKFKDFIASRPFKETTEYGKSILEEMPKNRIFMNETSI